In one Acomys russatus chromosome 15, mAcoRus1.1, whole genome shotgun sequence genomic region, the following are encoded:
- the LOC127199092 gene encoding histone-lysine N-methyltransferase SETDB1-like, translating to MSSLPGGVSLDAARAAAESEDIAELQQAVVEELGISMEELRRVIDEELEKMDCIQQRKQQLAELESWVLHKEAEVAHVDRLFDDASRYFSLSSIFLQLREAMAALRKSAQDVQKFMDAVNKKSSSQDLHKGLCIGALGQMSGELSKDGDLVVSMRILGKKRTKTWHKGTLIAIQTVGLGKKYKVKFDNKGKSLLSGNHIAYDYHPPADELFVGSRVVAKYKDGSQVWLYAGIVAETPNVKNKLRI from the exons ATGTCCTCCCTCCCCGGGGGCGTTAGTTTGGATGCAGCCCGCGCTGCAGCGGAGTCTGAGGACATCGCCGAGCTGCAGCAGGCGGTGGTTGAGGAGCTGGGGATCTCCATGGAGGAGCTGCGCCGGGTCATCGATGAGGAGCTGGAGAAGATGGACTGCATCCAGCAGCGCAAGCAGCAGCTGGCCGAGCTGGAGTCGTGGGTGCTGCACAAGGAGGCCGAGGTGGCTCATGTCGATCGGCTGTTTGATGACGCGTCCAGGTA tttttctttgtcttctatttTCCTGCAGCTCCGTGAAGCTATGGCTGCACTAAGAAAATCAGCCCAAGATGTCCAGAAGTTCATGGACGCCGTCAACAAGAAGAGCAGTTCTCAGGATCTACATAAAG GTCTGTGTATAGGAGCCTTGGGTCAGATGTCTGGAGAGCTGAGCAAAGATGGAGACCTGGTAGTCAGCATGCGGATCCTGGGCAAGAAGAGGACCAAGACGTGGCACAAGGGCACCCTGATCGCCATCCAGACTGTCG ggctaggaaagaaatacaaagtgaAATTTGACAACAAAGGAAAGAGTCTGCTGTCTGGGAACCATATTGCCTATGATTACCATCCTCCCGCTGACGAGCTGTTTGTGGGCAGTCGAGTGGTGGCCAAGTACAAAGACGGCAGTCAGGTCTGGCTCTACGCGGGCATTGTAGCTGAGACCCCCAACGTCAAGAACAAGCTCAGAATctga